Below is a window of Sulfitobacter sp. BSw21498 DNA.
GAGACAGGTAATGCCGCGCGGCGTCGGGCACCCATCCCGGCAATCCGGTCCCGTCTGGTCGTGTATTCAGTATTTGCGTCATGCTCTGTCCTTTCCAAAAGCAGTGTGGATATCCACAGATTTATCCACAGTAGCAAAAGGTTAATTGGTTATGGATTTGTTAATATATGTGGTCCAACCCCATAATTGTTTCCAAATGGTAAACACTTGTAACCACGTCGCACGGCGAGTGGTCCCGATGCGCAACACGCGTGGTTTGGGTGGAATCCTTGGTGCGTTAGGCCGCGTCTATTCGGGGCTTCAGGTCATTCAAGGATATGAAATCATGCAAGATATTATAACGCGGCTCGCCAACATCCACCGCCCTGCCATTCTTGTTCGTGCGGCTAATATTGGCAAAGGGGGGTATCGGCGCGGGCCAATCTTGCGTCGTATTCTTGGGCGCACCGTCCTACCCCGCAGCGCCGTCGCGCTGTTTCAACTGATCGAGATCGAAGCAGACCTGAACACCAGACGTAAAAAGACGGACGCAGGCTATAACCTGGTCCGTCATATCGAAGTTATGATCGCGATCGTCGCCGAAGCAGAGCTTTTGCGCGCCACCCCGCGCAGCGCGCCTGATTGACCGCCTACATAAAGCTGTCGGGTTCGGCTGCCTTGCGGTCGGCGACAAAGGCATCCAGCGCCGCGCGGGTATCAGGGTCCATCTCGGGCTGCACATAGTCGCCCAACAGCTTTTCAACCCGCGCCGCCGCCAGTGCTTGCGTATCGCGCGCGCCTTCGTCCGACCATGTCTCGAACGGCTTGTAGTCCAGCAGATCGGATTTCCAGAACGCTTCCTTAAAGTTGGCTTGGGTATGGGCGCAGCCCAGATAATGCCCACCGGGACCAACTTCGCGGATCGCGTCCATTGCTTGCGCATTTTCATCAATTTGCACGCCACGCGCCAGATGGTGCAAAGCGCCCAATTGGTCGGCGTCCATTACAAACTTCTCGAACGACGCAACCAGTCCGCCTTCCAGCCAGCCGCAGGCGTGCAGCATAAAGTTCACACCCGATAGCAGCCCCATGTTCAGGCTGTTGGCTGTTTCGTACGCGGCTTGCGCATCGGGCAGCTTTGACCCGCAGAACGACCCCGAAGACCGGAACGGCAGGTTCATCCGCCGCGCCAGTTGCCCCGCACCATAGGTGATATGCGCGGCCTCCGGCGTCCCAAAGGTTGGCGCGCCCGAATTCATGTCGATCGAGGTCACAAACGCGCCAAAGATCACCGGTGCGCCTTTGCGGATCAGTTGGCTATAGGCGATGCCGGCCATTACCTCTGCCAGAACCTGCGTCAGCGTCCCGGCGACGGAAACCGGCGCCATCGCACCGCCAACAATAAAGGGCGAAATGATCGACGCCTGATTGTTCTCGGCAAAAACCTTGAGCGCCCCCATCATCACGTCATCAAAGGTCAGGGGCGAGTTGATGTTGACCAGCGATGTCATGACCGTGTTCTGGTCGACAAAATCGGCCCCGAACAGGATCTTGCACATATCCACCGAATCCTGAGCACGGCTGGGTTCAGTCACCGACCCCATGAACGGTTTGTCGCTCAACGTCATATGCGCGTGCAACATATCCAGATGGCGCTTGTTCACGGGCACATCCGTGGGTTCGCAGACTGTGCCGCCAGAATGGTGTAACCATTTGGACATATAGCCCAGCTTCACGAATTTATTGAAATCATCCATCGTTGCATAGCGACGGCCACCGGCGGTATCGCGCACAAATGGGGGGCCATAGACCGGCGCCAGCACCAGATTGCGCCCGCCGATTTCGACGTTTCGGGCGGGATTGCGGGCATGTTGGGTGAATTGCGACGGAGCGGTCTTGCACAGCTCGCGCGCCAGCCCACGTGGAATACGCACACGGTCGCCGGTCACATCGGCCCCGGCCTCGCGCCACAGCGCCAATGCCTCAGGGTTGTCAGGAAAGTTTACGCCGATTTCTTCCAGTACTGTATCGGCATTATATTCAATGACCTCCAGCGCTTCTTCGGTCAGCACCTCATAGTTGGGAATGTTGCGTTCGATGTACTTTGCTGTCTCGAACGACACCGCCGACCGCGCTGCCCGCCGTGCTGCACCGCCACCACCGCGCCCGCGTCTTGCTGATTCCGCCATGAGGTATTCCTTTTCGCCAAAACTGAGGTCTAGCTACCCCATTCGCGCAGCGGCCTTTACGCGGATTACGGCCTTAGAGGTCAAAAACCGACATCCTGATCCGCCGCCCGTTCATTTTGCGAAATAAACTCCGGGGGTCTGGGGGCTGGCCCCCACTCCACTCTTGCCACGCAGGCCATCCGCCCATAATCAGTCTGCATGACAGATATCTCCCATGACCGCCTTCTCATCATCGACTTCGGCAGCCAAGTCACCCAGCTGATCGCCCGCCGTTTGCGTGAACTCAATGTGTTCTGCGAAATCCACCCGTTCAACACGGTGGATGATGCCTTCCTCAAGGATTTTGCGCCCAAGGCGGTGATCCTGTCCGGGGGGCCATCTTCGGTTTTTGCCGAAGGTGCACCGATGCCACCGCAATCCGTGTTCGACCTTGGCGTGCCGATCCTCGGCATTTGCTATGGCCAGCAGGTGATGATGCATTGTCTGGGCGGCAAGGTTGAACGGGGCCACGGCACCGCTGAATTCGGCCGCGCCTATGTGACACCCTCTGAGGCACGTCTTGAATTGCTTGAGGGTTGGTTCCTGACCGAAAAAGAACAAGTCTGGATGAGCCACGGCGACCACGTCAGCGCCATCGCCCCCGGTTTCGAAGTCTATGGCACTTCGCCGCATGCCCCCTTTGCGGTGACCGGTGACGTTTCGCGCAACTTCTACGCTGTGCAGTTCCATCCCGAAGTCCACCACACCCCCAACGGCGCGCGCCTGTACGAAAACTTTGTCCGTCTCGCGGGCTTCAAGGGCGACTGGACAATGAGCGCCTATCGCGAGGAAGCCATCGCGGCGATCCGCGAACAGGTCGGCGATCAAAAGGTCATCTGTGGTTTGTCCGGCGGGGTCGATTCCTCTGTCGCTGCAGTGCTGATTCACGAAGCCATCGGCGACCAGCTGACATGCGTCTTTGTGGACCACGGCCTGCTGCGCAAGGGCGAGGCCGAAGAAGTCGTGACCATGTTCCGCGACAACTATAAGTTGCCGCTGATCCACGCGGAAGAGCAGGAGCTTTTTCTTGGCCAGCTTGACGGCGTCTCGGACCCGGAAACCAAGCGCAAGATCATCGGCAAGCTGTTCATCGACGTGTTCCAGAAACACGCCAAAGACGTCGGCGATGCGACCTTCCTGGCGCAGGGTACACTTTACCCGGATGTAATTGAATCCGTGTCCTTTTCGGGCGGTCCATCCGTCACGATCAAATCGCACCACAACGTCGGCGGTCTGCCCGAAAAGATGGGGCTGAAACTGGTCGAACCTTTGCGCGAACTCTTTAAGGACGAAGTGCGCGAGCTGGGACGCGAGCTGGGTCTGCCGCCGTCGTTTATCGGTCGTCACCCCTTCCCTGGACCAGGCCTCGCGATCCGCTGCCCAGGCGAAATCACCCGCGAAAAGCTGGACATCCTGCGCGAAGCCGATGCGGTCTATATCGACCAAATCCGCAAACACGGGCTTTATGATGATATCTGGCAGGCCTTCGTGGCAATCCTGCCCGTGCGCACCGTCGGTGTCATGGGCGATGGCCGGACTTATGATTTTGCCTGTGCACTGCGCGCGGTGACATCCGTCGACGGGATGACTGCGGATTACTATCCGTTCACCCATGAATTCCTGGGCGAGACAGCGACGCGGATCATCAACGAGATCCCCGGTATCAACCGTGTGACCTACGATATCACGTCGAAACCTCCCGGGACCATTGAATGGGAATGATCTGAATGGCTTTGATCGGCCGCATGACGAAGATGCCTCCGGCGGGGATTTTTTTCCATTTGGAAAATAGACCATGACCCCGACGCTTAGGGCGGCTTCGTGGATGATGGGGTCGATCACATCGTTTTCTGCGATGGCGGTCGCCGGGCGCGAGCTTGGCGGCCACCTCGATACCTTCGAGATTATGATGTACCGATCGCTGGTCGGGGTGATCACCGTCTTTACGCTGGCCAGTTTCTACGGCACGTGGGGGCAGATCAACCGGCGTAACTTCGGGATACAGATCGGGCGCAATCTGGCGCATTTTACTGGCCAAAACCTGTGGTTTTACGCGGTCACGGTGATCCCGCTGGCGCAGGTGTTCGCGCTTGAATTCACGTCTCCGCTTTGGGTGATCGTGCTGTCACCCTTTATCCTTGGCGAACGGCTGACCAAAGTGCGGGCCTTGGCAGCGGTGCTTGGATTTGTTGGCATCCTATGTGTCGCGCGCCCCACGATTGCCGGCCTGAACGCGGGGGTGATTACCGCCGCTTCATCGGCGATCTTCTTTGCGCTGACGATCATGTTGACCAAACGTCTGACGCGTACGCAGACGATCACCTGCATCCTGTTCTATCTGACGGTAACGCAGCTGGTTTTTGGGGTGGTCATGGCCGGCTATGATGGGGAAATTGCGGTGCCGGATACCGCACAGATGCCATTGCTGTTGTTGATCGGGATTGCGGGGCTCTTGGCGCATTTCTGTTTGACCAATGCGCTTTCCATTGCGCCCGCGACGGTGGTCGTGCCGATAGATTTCGTCCGCCTGCCTTTGATTGCCGTGATCGGGATGCTGCTTTACGCCGAGGCCTTGGATATCTGGGTCTTCATCGGTGGCGCGATTATCTTCGCAGGCAATTATTTGAACCTTTGGGTCGAAGCCCGGCGTACGGCGTAACGAAACTGCAACAGTTTTGCGACAGCCTCGCTGGCTTCCCCTTGGTCAAGAATTGACAGATTGACGCACCCTGCCGTTCAGTTGCTCTATAACTTGTAGCCGCGACCCCGTGGCTGCATCGCTTCTGGGGAGGAGTATTCTACGATGATGTATCGAGTAATCGCAATGGCAGCCCTGTTGGGCAGCGCATCCACGGTGTACGCGGGTGGCATCGACAGGTCTGGTCAGTCGATCACGGCCTTGTTTGAGAGCGGCCGCTATGCTGAGTTTAGCCTCGGGTCGGTGTCGCCTGACACGTCAGGTGTTGGTGCAGGGCCTCGGTCTGCTGTTGCGCCGACGCCGGGTGCGAATTCCGGCAACATGACGGACAACTTCTTTACCTTTGGTGCCGCCTACAAGGCCGACATCAATGATCAGCTTTCCTATGCAATCATCTATGACCAGCCCTTTGGCGCTGATGTGGATTATCCAGCGGGCACTGGCTATTTTGCCCAAGGGGCAAATGCTGAGTTCAACAGTAATGCGCTGACAGGCCTGCTGCGGTACAAAATGCCGAATAACTTTAGCGTCCACGGCGGTATTCGTGTCCAGACAATCGAAGCGAGCGCTGCCATCCCTTTCATTGGGAACTACAGCGTCGATGGCGACCGTGATACTGGTTTGGGCTATGTCGCCGGTGTTGCCTATGAAAAACCTGAGATCGCGCTGCGTGTGTCTTTGACCTATAACTCCAAGATCAAATACGATGTCAGAACATCCGAGAATTCAGTTCTCGGGTCTAATGTAACAGAGACAAAGGTTGAGACCCCTCAGTCCGTCAACCTCGAGTTTCAAACTGGTGTCGCAGCAGACACGCTTGTCTTCGGTGGTGTCCGGTGGGTTGACTGGTCGTCGTTCGAGATTGCGCCAAACGATTATGGAAGGCTGACTGGTGGCGGCAAGCTGCTGAGCTACGAAGATGACGTCTATACCTACAGCCTAGGTGTCGGTCGCCGTCTGAACGACACATGGTCCGTCGCCGCAGTTGCTGGCTATGAAAAATCCAACGGTGGTTTCTCGAGCAACCTCGGCCCGACTGATGGTAACAAGAGCCTCGGTCTGGCAGCGACCTATACCCGCGACAGCATGAAGATCACAACGGGCATCCGTTACATCAACATCGGCGATGCGGAAACAACGCTCGGGGGCGGGCAAACAGCAGCGGTCTTCGAAGACAATGATGCCGTCGCAATCGGCGTAAAAGTCGGCTTTACTTTCTAAGCCCTACCACACCGAACCCGATATCAGCCCGCCGCAGCATTGTGGCGGGCTTTTTCGTGGGAATGCGGTCACTGGCGTCTTGTGTCTGGCTGCGGTACTCATTGCGAAACAAGACGTTCCAAGGATGACGACCGATGCTTTACCCCTCTGCCGATGCGTGGCGTGCTGCGCTGCATAAACATGTGCTGGTCTTTGGCATGTCGGGACTGGGCAAGACGCATATGGCGCATTTGTTGCGGCAGTCGGGCGACTGGTTCCACTATTCCATCGATTACCGGATTGGCACCCGCTACTTGGGCGAAACCATCGCAGATAACGCCAAGGCCGAGGCGATGAAGGTGCCCTTCCTGCGCGATCTGTTGCTGAGCGATAGTATCTATATCGGGTCCAACATCACCTTTGATAACCTGTCGCCTGTCGCCACCTGGTTGGGCAAACCCGGTGATCCGGCCAAGGGCGGGTTGCCCATGACGGAATATGCGTTGCGGCAAGAGGCGTTCAAACAGGCAGAGATCGCGGCGCTGCGTGACACCGGTCACTTCGCCCGCCGTGGCGAGATTCTGTATGGGTACCCGCATTTCATCTGTGACACCGGCGGATCGATCTGCGAATGGGTGGACCCCGACGACGATAATGATCCGCTGATGCAAACGCTTTCGGCGGAATGTCTGCCGGTCTGGATCAAGGGCGACGATGCCCACACCCAAGAGCTGATCCGCCGTTTTGACAAAGCGCCCAAACCGATGGCCTACCAGCCGGAGTTTCTGCTTCGTGTCTGGCAGGAATATTTGAAAGAATACAATTCCCAAGAGGATGATGTCGATCCGGATGCCTTTATCCGCTGGACCTATGCCCAAGCGTTGGCCCATCGACAGCCGCGCTACGAGGCGATGTCGCGTTGGGGCGTGACTGTGACCGCTGATCAGGTGGCCCAGCTTAGGACAGAGGCAGATTTTATCGATCTGATCGCGGGGACGTTAGACGCGTGACCCTTGGCGCCCTTTGCGCGGGCGCTTATCTAAAAGCGGCGCAGAGAATTCAAGCAATGACCCAAGACGTGGAATACTGACATGCCGATTAAACTGCCTTCCGACCTGCCTGCCTATGACGTGTTGACGCGCGAGGGTGTCATGGTGCTGGACGAGGAAATGGCGGCGCGTCAGGATATCCGTCCGCTGCGTATTGCCTTGCTCAACCTCATGCCCAAGAAAATCCAGACCGAGAACCAGTTCGCACGGCTGATCGGGGCCACACCGCTGCAAATCGAATTCAGCCTGATCCGTATGTCGGACCACCAGTCGCGCAATACCGCCGCCGACCACCTTGAAAGCTTCTACCGTCCCTTCGAAGAGGTCACGGACGAAAAATTCGACGGTCTGGTCATCACCGGCGCGCCGATCGAACATCTTGATTTCGACGATGTCACCTATTGGGAAGAGCTCACCCGCGTCTTTGATTGGACGCAAACCAATGTCCATTCGACCTTTGGCGTATGCTGGGGCGGCATGGCGATGATCAATTATTTCCACGGCATCAATAAACACCTGCTGGAAGATAAAGCGTTCGGGTGCTTCCGGCACAGCAATCTTGAGCCGTCTTCACCCTACCTGCGGGGGTTTTCGGATGATCTGGTGGTGCCTGTCAGCCGCTGGACTGAAATGCGCGCAGCAGAGGTGGACGCGGTGCCAAGCCTGACAACCTTGCTGGGCAGCAAGGAAGTCGGCCCCTGTCTCGTTGAAGATGCCGGCCACCGCGCGCTGTATATTTTCAACCACCTAGAATACGACCGCGACACGCTGAAGGACGAATATGACCGAGACGTCGCCCAAGGCACGCCGATCAACGTTCCGTGCAATTACTACCCCGACGACGATCCCACGCAGGTACCGCTGAATCGTTGGCGCAGCCACGCACATCTGCTCTACGGCAATTGGATCAACGAGATCTACCAGACGACCCACTATGACCTGAACGACATTGGTCGTGGTCCTTTTGGGACGTAACATGCTGTTTATTCTGACAATGATTGCGGTTGTGCTGGGGCTGGTCATCTTGGTGCAATGGCGGGCCAGCACGCGCGAGGCCGCAGCGGACGCCGCCTCCCCCCCGACTGGCGAATTGATCGATATCGACGGCGTCACCGTGCATACCAAGGTGCAAGGCAGTGGGCCGGATCTGGTGCTGATCCACGGGGCCTCTGGCAACATGCGGGATTTTACCTTTGATATGGTGGACCGGCTTGCCGACCGCTACCGCGTGATCCTCTTTGACCGCCCGGGTCTCGGGTGGACAGGCAATCTGCCGCAACACGCTGGCGCATGGAATGCGACGGCAGCCACGCCGGCGGAGCAGGCAGCGTTGTTGCAAAAGGCCGCCGACCGAATTGGGGTGACCTCGCCGATTGTGTTGGGCCACAGCTATGGCGGGGCGGTTGCGCTGGCTTGGGGCCTCTCGCGTCCCGATGAAACGGCGGCGCTGGTGCTTGTCTCTGGTGTCTCAGAGCCGTGGGAGGGTGACCTTGGCTGGCAGTACAAAGTAACTGGGTCTGCCTTTGGGTCCGGCGTCGTGATCCCGTTGGTCACCGCCTTTCTGCCCCAGGGGTTCATCCGCGCCAGTGTCAACGCCATCTTCGCGCCGCAAGATACACCCGACGGCTATAATGACCATATCGGCACAGGTCTGGCCCTTCGCCGGACATCCATGCGCGCCAATGCGCAGCAGGTAAACACTTTGCTGCCCGAGATCAAAAAGATGGTTTCGCAGTATGCCACGCTGACCATGCCGATAGAGCTGATCCACGGGAACGCAGACACCATCGTCCCGCTAGAGGTACACGCCGCCATTGCGACCCCGCAACTGCCCGATGCGAGACTGACCACCCTGCCCGGTATCGGCCATATGCCGCAACATGTCTCTCAACCC
It encodes the following:
- a CDS encoding DUF6477 family protein encodes the protein MQDIITRLANIHRPAILVRAANIGKGGYRRGPILRRILGRTVLPRSAVALFQLIEIEADLNTRRKKTDAGYNLVRHIEVMIAIVAEAELLRATPRSAPD
- a CDS encoding trimethylamine methyltransferase family protein, giving the protein MAESARRGRGGGGAARRAARSAVSFETAKYIERNIPNYEVLTEEALEVIEYNADTVLEEIGVNFPDNPEALALWREAGADVTGDRVRIPRGLARELCKTAPSQFTQHARNPARNVEIGGRNLVLAPVYGPPFVRDTAGGRRYATMDDFNKFVKLGYMSKWLHHSGGTVCEPTDVPVNKRHLDMLHAHMTLSDKPFMGSVTEPSRAQDSVDMCKILFGADFVDQNTVMTSLVNINSPLTFDDVMMGALKVFAENNQASIISPFIVGGAMAPVSVAGTLTQVLAEVMAGIAYSQLIRKGAPVIFGAFVTSIDMNSGAPTFGTPEAAHITYGAGQLARRMNLPFRSSGSFCGSKLPDAQAAYETANSLNMGLLSGVNFMLHACGWLEGGLVASFEKFVMDADQLGALHHLARGVQIDENAQAMDAIREVGPGGHYLGCAHTQANFKEAFWKSDLLDYKPFETWSDEGARDTQALAAARVEKLLGDYVQPEMDPDTRAALDAFVADRKAAEPDSFM
- the guaA gene encoding glutamine-hydrolyzing GMP synthase — its product is MTDISHDRLLIIDFGSQVTQLIARRLRELNVFCEIHPFNTVDDAFLKDFAPKAVILSGGPSSVFAEGAPMPPQSVFDLGVPILGICYGQQVMMHCLGGKVERGHGTAEFGRAYVTPSEARLELLEGWFLTEKEQVWMSHGDHVSAIAPGFEVYGTSPHAPFAVTGDVSRNFYAVQFHPEVHHTPNGARLYENFVRLAGFKGDWTMSAYREEAIAAIREQVGDQKVICGLSGGVDSSVAAVLIHEAIGDQLTCVFVDHGLLRKGEAEEVVTMFRDNYKLPLIHAEEQELFLGQLDGVSDPETKRKIIGKLFIDVFQKHAKDVGDATFLAQGTLYPDVIESVSFSGGPSVTIKSHHNVGGLPEKMGLKLVEPLRELFKDEVRELGRELGLPPSFIGRHPFPGPGLAIRCPGEITREKLDILREADAVYIDQIRKHGLYDDIWQAFVAILPVRTVGVMGDGRTYDFACALRAVTSVDGMTADYYPFTHEFLGETATRIINEIPGINRVTYDITSKPPGTIEWE
- a CDS encoding DMT family transporter — its product is MTPTLRAASWMMGSITSFSAMAVAGRELGGHLDTFEIMMYRSLVGVITVFTLASFYGTWGQINRRNFGIQIGRNLAHFTGQNLWFYAVTVIPLAQVFALEFTSPLWVIVLSPFILGERLTKVRALAAVLGFVGILCVARPTIAGLNAGVITAASSAIFFALTIMLTKRLTRTQTITCILFYLTVTQLVFGVVMAGYDGEIAVPDTAQMPLLLLIGIAGLLAHFCLTNALSIAPATVVVPIDFVRLPLIAVIGMLLYAEALDIWVFIGGAIIFAGNYLNLWVEARRTA
- a CDS encoding OmpP1/FadL family transporter encodes the protein MMYRVIAMAALLGSASTVYAGGIDRSGQSITALFESGRYAEFSLGSVSPDTSGVGAGPRSAVAPTPGANSGNMTDNFFTFGAAYKADINDQLSYAIIYDQPFGADVDYPAGTGYFAQGANAEFNSNALTGLLRYKMPNNFSVHGGIRVQTIEASAAIPFIGNYSVDGDRDTGLGYVAGVAYEKPEIALRVSLTYNSKIKYDVRTSENSVLGSNVTETKVETPQSVNLEFQTGVAADTLVFGGVRWVDWSSFEIAPNDYGRLTGGGKLLSYEDDVYTYSLGVGRRLNDTWSVAAVAGYEKSNGGFSSNLGPTDGNKSLGLAATYTRDSMKITTGIRYINIGDAETTLGGGQTAAVFEDNDAVAIGVKVGFTF
- a CDS encoding ATPase, whose product is MLYPSADAWRAALHKHVLVFGMSGLGKTHMAHLLRQSGDWFHYSIDYRIGTRYLGETIADNAKAEAMKVPFLRDLLLSDSIYIGSNITFDNLSPVATWLGKPGDPAKGGLPMTEYALRQEAFKQAEIAALRDTGHFARRGEILYGYPHFICDTGGSICEWVDPDDDNDPLMQTLSAECLPVWIKGDDAHTQELIRRFDKAPKPMAYQPEFLLRVWQEYLKEYNSQEDDVDPDAFIRWTYAQALAHRQPRYEAMSRWGVTVTADQVAQLRTEADFIDLIAGTLDA
- the metA gene encoding homoserine O-acetyltransferase MetA, translating into MPIKLPSDLPAYDVLTREGVMVLDEEMAARQDIRPLRIALLNLMPKKIQTENQFARLIGATPLQIEFSLIRMSDHQSRNTAADHLESFYRPFEEVTDEKFDGLVITGAPIEHLDFDDVTYWEELTRVFDWTQTNVHSTFGVCWGGMAMINYFHGINKHLLEDKAFGCFRHSNLEPSSPYLRGFSDDLVVPVSRWTEMRAAEVDAVPSLTTLLGSKEVGPCLVEDAGHRALYIFNHLEYDRDTLKDEYDRDVAQGTPINVPCNYYPDDDPTQVPLNRWRSHAHLLYGNWINEIYQTTHYDLNDIGRGPFGT
- a CDS encoding alpha/beta fold hydrolase, translating into MLFILTMIAVVLGLVILVQWRASTREAAADAASPPTGELIDIDGVTVHTKVQGSGPDLVLIHGASGNMRDFTFDMVDRLADRYRVILFDRPGLGWTGNLPQHAGAWNATAATPAEQAALLQKAADRIGVTSPIVLGHSYGGAVALAWGLSRPDETAALVLVSGVSEPWEGDLGWQYKVTGSAFGSGVVIPLVTAFLPQGFIRASVNAIFAPQDTPDGYNDHIGTGLALRRTSMRANAQQVNTLLPEIKKMVSQYATLTMPIELIHGNADTIVPLEVHAAIATPQLPDARLTTLPGIGHMPQHVSQPEVLAAIDRAAARAGLR